The Streptomyces sp. SS1-1 genome has a segment encoding these proteins:
- a CDS encoding class I SAM-dependent methyltransferase yields MAPAPKPDILAAFEAAKGFMPTGEGLALYAAAVEAGRLGLPLLEVGTYCGRSTILLADAARAAGVTALTVDHHRGSEEQQPGWEYHDPETVDPELGLMDTLPTFRRTLHRAGLEEHVVALVGRSPQVAKVWGTPLGLVFIDGGHTDEHANADYEGWAPHVAEGGLLVIHDVFPDPADEFTGQAPYRVYLRALASGAFTEVSATDSLRVLRRTGDGL; encoded by the coding sequence ATGGCCCCCGCCCCCAAGCCCGACATCCTGGCCGCCTTCGAGGCCGCGAAGGGCTTCATGCCCACGGGTGAGGGCCTGGCCCTGTACGCGGCGGCCGTCGAGGCCGGACGGCTGGGGCTCCCCCTGCTGGAGGTCGGCACGTACTGCGGGCGCTCCACGATCCTGCTCGCCGACGCGGCCCGCGCGGCCGGGGTGACGGCCCTCACGGTCGACCACCACCGCGGCAGCGAGGAGCAGCAGCCGGGCTGGGAGTACCACGACCCGGAGACCGTCGACCCCGAACTGGGCCTGATGGACACCCTGCCGACGTTCCGCCGCACCCTGCACCGGGCGGGCCTGGAGGAGCACGTGGTCGCGCTGGTGGGCCGCTCCCCGCAGGTCGCGAAGGTGTGGGGAACGCCTCTCGGGCTGGTCTTCATCGACGGCGGTCACACCGACGAGCACGCGAACGCCGACTACGAGGGCTGGGCCCCGCATGTCGCCGAGGGCGGTCTGCTCGTCATCCACGACGTGTTCCCGGACCCGGCCGACGAGTTCACCGGCCAGGCGCCCTACCGCGTCTACCTGCGGGCCCTCGCGTCCGGCGCCTTCACGGAGGTGTCGGCGACCGACTCGCTGCGGGTCCTGCGGCGGACGGGTGACGGCCTCTGA
- a CDS encoding N-acetylmuramoyl-L-alanine amidase: protein MSYPGPDFDPPQPRRGRRRALTVAASALVPGALLGWLVYAAVGDDGGGSGEAAGQPSQASTRPAAPPTDDEKPSPAPSASDTGALAGKVVVVDPGHNPGNFRHTAEINRQVDIGTNRKECDTTGTSTNAGYPEAEFTLDVARRMRALLEKQGATVKFTQDGDRPWGPCVDERAEIGNKAKADAVVSIHADGAGAGQRGFHVILPGKVAKGDANTGPIVAPSRALGERVAGAFVRVTGTAPSTYVGDGTGLVTRQDLGGLNLSTVPKVFIECGNMRDSKDAALLTSGAWRQKAAQGISEGIVSFLRG from the coding sequence GTGTCGTACCCAGGTCCGGACTTCGATCCTCCGCAGCCCCGCCGCGGCCGTCGCCGCGCCCTGACCGTGGCCGCCTCCGCCCTCGTGCCGGGGGCGCTGCTCGGCTGGCTGGTGTACGCGGCGGTGGGCGACGACGGGGGCGGTTCCGGCGAGGCGGCGGGACAGCCGTCGCAGGCGAGCACCCGGCCGGCGGCACCCCCCACCGACGACGAGAAGCCGAGCCCGGCCCCGTCCGCCTCGGACACGGGCGCGCTCGCGGGCAAGGTGGTCGTGGTGGACCCGGGCCACAACCCCGGCAACTTCCGGCACACGGCCGAGATCAACCGCCAGGTGGACATCGGCACGAACCGCAAGGAGTGCGACACCACGGGGACTTCGACCAACGCCGGTTATCCGGAGGCCGAGTTCACGCTCGACGTCGCCCGCCGGATGCGCGCGCTGCTGGAGAAGCAGGGCGCCACCGTGAAGTTCACCCAGGACGGCGACCGGCCGTGGGGCCCGTGCGTGGACGAGCGGGCCGAGATCGGCAACAAGGCGAAGGCCGACGCCGTCGTCTCGATCCATGCCGACGGCGCGGGCGCCGGACAGCGCGGCTTCCACGTCATCCTGCCCGGCAAGGTGGCCAAGGGCGACGCGAACACCGGCCCGATCGTGGCCCCGTCGCGCGCTCTCGGCGAGCGGGTCGCGGGCGCCTTCGTCCGCGTGACCGGAACCGCGCCCTCCACCTACGTCGGCGACGGCACCGGTCTCGTCACGCGTCAGGACCTGGGCGGTCTCAATCTGTCAACGGTTCCCAAGGTCTTCATCGAGTGCGGCAACATGCGCGATAGCAAGGACGCGGCACTGCTCACCAGCGGCGCCTGGCGTCAGAAGGCGGCGCAGGGAATCTCTGAGGGAATCGTGAGTTTCCTGCGAGGGTAG
- a CDS encoding prenyltransferase: MTTPRTEHLVLPGVLTAEQAAATVAGILAVQREDGAIPWFRGHHLDPWDHVEAAMALDAAGEHTAAERAYTWLATHQNDDGSWYAAYRDGAHDDVTDTGRETNFVAYIAVGVWHHYLSTGDDTFLDRMWPSVYAAIEFVLRLQQPGGQIGWRRDDDGTPTEDALLTGSSSIHHALRCALAIAEQREEPQPDWELAAGALRHAIRRHPERFLDKDRYSMDWYYPVLGGALTGADAEARMREGWGRFVVPGLGVRCVVPNPWVTGGESAELALALWAMGESDRALEILQSIQHLRDAESGLYWTGYVFEDDAIWPRELTTWTAGSVLLAVAALGGHEATCAVFGGDRLPAGLDPDCCA; this comes from the coding sequence GTGACCACTCCCCGGACAGAACACCTCGTCCTGCCCGGGGTCCTCACCGCCGAGCAGGCCGCCGCGACCGTGGCCGGCATCCTCGCGGTACAGCGGGAGGACGGGGCGATCCCGTGGTTCCGCGGACACCACCTCGACCCGTGGGACCACGTCGAGGCCGCCATGGCGCTGGACGCCGCCGGTGAACACACCGCCGCCGAGCGGGCGTACACCTGGCTGGCCACCCATCAGAACGACGACGGCTCCTGGTACGCCGCCTACCGCGACGGCGCCCACGACGACGTCACCGACACCGGGCGCGAGACCAACTTCGTCGCCTACATAGCGGTCGGCGTCTGGCACCACTACCTGTCCACGGGCGACGACACGTTCCTGGACCGCATGTGGCCCAGCGTCTACGCGGCGATCGAGTTCGTGCTGCGGCTCCAGCAGCCCGGCGGGCAGATCGGCTGGCGGCGCGACGACGACGGCACGCCCACCGAGGACGCCCTGCTCACCGGCTCCTCGTCGATCCACCACGCGCTGCGGTGCGCGCTGGCCATCGCCGAGCAGCGCGAGGAGCCCCAGCCGGACTGGGAGCTCGCGGCGGGCGCGCTGCGCCACGCCATCCGCCGCCACCCGGAGCGGTTCCTGGACAAGGACCGCTACTCGATGGACTGGTACTACCCGGTGCTCGGCGGGGCGCTCACCGGCGCCGACGCCGAGGCCCGGATGCGGGAGGGCTGGGGCCGGTTCGTCGTGCCCGGCCTCGGGGTGCGGTGCGTCGTGCCCAACCCGTGGGTCACCGGCGGCGAGTCCGCCGAACTCGCCCTCGCGCTCTGGGCGATGGGCGAATCCGACCGCGCGCTGGAGATCCTGCAGTCCATCCAGCATCTGCGGGACGCCGAGAGCGGCCTGTACTGGACCGGGTACGTCTTCGAGGACGACGCCATATGGCCGCGTGAACTCACCACGTGGACAGCCGGATCCGTCCTGCTGGCGGTCGCCGCGCTCGGCGGGCACGAGGCCACCTGCGCGGTGTTCGGCGGGGACCGCCTGCCGGCCGGACTGGACCCGGACTGCTGCGCCTGA
- a CDS encoding class I SAM-dependent methyltransferase, whose product MLTVDFSRFPLAPGDRVLDLGCGAGRHAFECYRRGAQVVALDQNGEEIREVAKWFAAMKEAGEAPEGATATAMEGDALALPFPDESFDVVIISEVMEHIPDDKGVLAEMVRVLKPGGRIAITVPRYGPEKVCWTLSDAYHEVEGGHIRIYKADELLAKIREAGLRPYGTHHAHALHSPYWWLKCAFGVDNDKALPVKAYHKLLVWDIMKKPLATRVAERALNPLIGKSFVAYATKPHLPRVDAK is encoded by the coding sequence GTGCTGACCGTCGACTTCTCCCGGTTCCCGCTCGCCCCGGGCGACCGCGTCCTGGACCTCGGCTGCGGCGCCGGACGGCACGCGTTCGAGTGCTACCGGCGCGGCGCCCAGGTCGTCGCGCTGGACCAGAACGGCGAGGAGATCCGCGAGGTCGCGAAGTGGTTCGCGGCGATGAAGGAGGCCGGTGAGGCCCCCGAGGGCGCCACCGCCACCGCCATGGAGGGCGACGCGCTCGCGCTGCCCTTCCCGGACGAGTCCTTCGACGTCGTGATCATCTCCGAGGTCATGGAGCACATCCCCGACGACAAGGGCGTCCTCGCCGAGATGGTCCGGGTCCTCAAGCCCGGCGGCCGTATCGCCATCACCGTCCCGCGCTACGGCCCCGAGAAGGTCTGCTGGACGCTGTCCGACGCCTACCACGAGGTCGAGGGCGGCCACATCCGCATCTACAAGGCGGACGAGCTGCTGGCGAAGATCCGCGAGGCGGGCCTCAGGCCGTACGGCACCCACCACGCGCACGCGCTGCACTCGCCGTACTGGTGGCTGAAGTGCGCGTTCGGCGTGGACAACGACAAGGCGCTGCCCGTGAAGGCGTACCACAAGCTCCTCGTCTGGGACATCATGAAGAAGCCGCTGGCCACCCGGGTCGCCGAGCGGGCGCTGAACCCGCTGATCGGCAAGAGCTTCGTGGCGTACGCGACCAAGCCGCACCTGCCCCGGGTGGACGCGAAGTGA
- a CDS encoding glycosyltransferase family 4 protein: MTAEAREAGSPTDLAADGGRPLDIALLTYKGNPFCGGQGVYVRHLSRELARLGHRVEVIGSQPYPVLDEHDDYAGRLTLTELPSLDLYRQPDPFRTPKRDEYRDWVDALEVATMWTGGFPEPLTFSLRARRLLRARRGDFDVVHDNQTLGYGLLGDVGAPLVTTIHHPITVDRRLELDAATTWQRRMSVRRWYAFTRMQKRVARRLPSVLTVSGTSRKEIVDDLGVRQDRIHVVHIGADTDLFSPDPSVRRVPGRIVTTSSADVPLKGLVFLVEALAKVRTEHPDAHLVVVGKRPEDGPVARAVERYGLEGSVDFVKGISDAELVDLVRSAEVACVPSLYEGFSLPAAEAMATGTPLVATTGGAIPEVAGRDGETCLAVPPGDAGALAAALTRLLGDAGLRDRLGAAGRARVLQHFTWAKAAEGTVARYREAIAAGRGPRATAAGTAPATPVRSTTPPVTAPASPLVEGADTESRATC; the protein is encoded by the coding sequence GCCGCCGACGGCGGGCGACCGCTCGACATCGCGCTCCTCACCTACAAGGGGAACCCGTTCTGCGGCGGCCAGGGCGTCTACGTCCGGCACCTCTCCCGCGAACTCGCCCGCCTCGGCCACCGCGTCGAGGTCATCGGCTCCCAGCCCTACCCCGTCCTCGACGAACACGACGACTACGCGGGCCGCCTCACCCTCACCGAGCTGCCCAGCCTCGACCTGTACCGCCAGCCCGACCCCTTCCGCACGCCGAAGCGCGACGAGTACCGCGACTGGGTCGACGCGCTGGAAGTGGCGACCATGTGGACCGGCGGCTTCCCCGAGCCCCTGACGTTCTCGCTGCGCGCCCGCCGCCTGCTGCGCGCCCGCCGCGGCGACTTCGACGTCGTGCACGACAACCAGACCCTCGGCTACGGTCTCCTCGGCGACGTCGGCGCCCCCCTCGTCACCACGATCCACCACCCCATCACCGTGGACCGCCGGCTGGAGCTGGACGCCGCCACGACCTGGCAGCGGCGGATGTCGGTCCGCCGCTGGTACGCCTTCACCCGCATGCAAAAGCGGGTCGCGCGCCGCCTGCCGTCCGTCCTCACCGTCTCCGGCACCTCCCGCAAGGAGATCGTCGACGACCTCGGCGTCCGGCAGGACCGTATTCACGTCGTCCACATCGGCGCCGACACCGACCTGTTCTCGCCGGATCCGTCGGTCCGCCGGGTGCCCGGCCGGATCGTGACGACGTCCAGCGCCGACGTCCCGCTGAAGGGCCTGGTGTTCCTCGTCGAGGCACTCGCCAAGGTCCGCACCGAGCACCCCGACGCCCATCTCGTCGTCGTCGGCAAGCGCCCCGAGGACGGCCCGGTCGCCCGTGCCGTCGAGCGCTACGGCCTCGAGGGCTCCGTCGACTTCGTCAAGGGCATCTCCGACGCCGAACTCGTCGACCTGGTCCGCTCGGCGGAGGTGGCCTGCGTGCCGTCGCTGTACGAGGGCTTCTCGCTGCCCGCCGCCGAGGCCATGGCCACCGGCACCCCCCTGGTCGCCACGACCGGCGGGGCGATCCCCGAGGTCGCCGGACGCGACGGCGAGACCTGCCTCGCGGTGCCGCCCGGCGACGCCGGCGCGCTGGCCGCCGCACTGACCCGGCTGCTGGGCGACGCCGGCCTGCGCGACCGGCTCGGAGCGGCCGGACGCGCGCGGGTGCTCCAGCACTTCACCTGGGCCAAGGCCGCCGAGGGCACGGTGGCCCGCTACCGCGAGGCGATCGCCGCCGGCCGGGGCCCCCGCGCCACGGCCGCCGGCACCGCCCCGGCCACCCCCGTCCGCTCCACGACCCCACCCGTCACCGCCCCGGCCTCCCCCCTCGTCGAGGGCGCCGACACCGAAAGCAGGGCCACGTGCTGA